In a genomic window of Lysobacterales bacterium:
- a CDS encoding EAL domain-containing protein produces the protein MSWRRQGPAPAGQRQRQRRAAGPAAVRRRPVGAASRAIRGCSPRTWNWKYWRPARSPTSSHRALIYDCHRIGVHFALDDFGTGYSSLSYLKRRPVRQLKIDCSFVGDPARRRRQPGHPRQRGGLARLRAR, from the coding sequence CTGTCCTGGCGCCGACAGGGACCTGCACCTGCCGGTCAGCGTCAACGTCAGCGCCGCGCAGCTGGACCAGCCGCAGTTCGCCGCCGGCCTGTCGGCGCTGCTAGCCGCGCCATCCGGGGCTGCAGCCCGAGGACCTGGAACTGGAAGTACTGGAGACCAGCGCGCTCGCCGACCTCGTCGCACCGCGCGCTGATCTACGACTGCCACCGCATCGGCGTGCACTTCGCGCTCGATGACTTTGGCACCGGCTATTCCTCGCTGTCCTACCTGAAGCGCCGCCCGGTGCGCCAGCTCAAGATCGACTGCAGCTTCGTCGGCGACCCTGCTCGACGACGCCGACAACCTGGCCATCCTCGACAGCGTGGGGGCCTGGCGCGCCTTCGCGCGAGGTGA
- a CDS encoding nucleotidyltransferase family protein gives MSTHLATLVLAAGAGSRFGGAKLLAEVDGEPMLRHATRLAAALTPGAAFVVLGCESERLRVALPADVHAIDHEAWAEGLGSSLAAGIRALPTNIDGALVLLADQVALTAASLQPLLALWQIAPERVVCAHYRGSPGVPAIFPRRLFAELATLHGDRGANPLLLRESDTTTQLPLPEAAIDIDTPTDLHAAYRATSRG, from the coding sequence GTGAGCACCCACCTCGCCACCCTGGTCCTTGCGGCCGGCGCAGGTTCGCGCTTTGGCGGGGCGAAGTTGCTGGCGGAGGTGGATGGCGAGCCGATGTTGCGACACGCGACGCGACTTGCCGCAGCACTGACGCCAGGCGCGGCCTTCGTGGTGCTGGGTTGCGAGAGCGAGCGTTTGCGTGTGGCACTGCCCGCCGACGTGCACGCCATCGACCATGAGGCTTGGGCGGAGGGCCTCGGCAGCAGCCTCGCCGCCGGCATCCGCGCCCTGCCGACGAACATCGATGGCGCGCTGGTGCTGCTCGCCGACCAGGTCGCGCTCACCGCGGCATCCTTGCAACCCTTGCTCGCACTCTGGCAAATCGCACCCGAGCGCGTCGTCTGCGCGCATTACCGCGGCAGCCCCGGCGTACCCGCCATCTTCCCGCGCCGCCTGTTCGCCGAACTCGCCACCCTGCACGGCGACCGCGGCGCGAACCCGCTGCTGCTGCGCGAATCCGACACGACTACGCAACTACCGCTACCCGAAGCCGCCATCGACATCGACACCCCCACCGACCTCCACGCCGCCTACCGCGCCACCTCGCGGGGTTAG
- a CDS encoding PIN domain-containing protein: MRLAVFDTNVIVSAGIRAAGPPARLVMDWVLEGQLQLATCPAVTAEYRRVLARPKFHRYGFPPIWVEVLIQDSLQLQDPWHGHWRCPIRTTRCSWRWPNGRAQCWSPAIPPTIPLTAARAWW, translated from the coding sequence GTGCGCCTGGCGGTGTTCGATACCAACGTGATCGTCTCGGCCGGCATCCGTGCCGCAGGGCCGCCGGCGCGACTGGTCATGGATTGGGTGCTCGAAGGCCAGCTGCAACTGGCGACTTGCCCGGCAGTCACCGCGGAATATCGCCGCGTGCTCGCGCGCCCGAAGTTCCATCGCTATGGCTTTCCACCCATCTGGGTCGAGGTGCTGATCCAGGACAGCCTGCAGCTTCAGGATCCTTGGCATGGCCATTGGCGCTGCCCGATCCGGACGACGCGGTGTTCCTGGCGCTGGCCGAACGGGCGGGCGCAGTGCTGGTCACCGGCAATTCCGCCGACTATCCCGCTGACCGCTGCGCGCGCGTGGTGGTGA
- a CDS encoding prevent-host-death protein encodes MRCVSLRDFRTRGTKALEGAADETVLLSGQQGPAYFLVPALGDIALEDRDLRRALARAALRASWREAEASGLAAITDREIDAEIEAARVAAK; translated from the coding sequence ATGCGATGCGTTTCCCTGCGCGACTTCCGTACGCGCGGCACCAAGGCGCTGGAAGGCGCCGCCGACGAAACCGTCCTGCTCTCGGGCCAACAAGGACCGGCCTATTTCCTGGTGCCCGCGCTCGGCGATATCGCACTCGAAGACCGCGACCTGCGCCGCGCCTTGGCACGCGCCGCGCTGCGTGCCAGTTGGCGGGAAGCGGAAGCATCGGGACTCGCTGCCATCACCGACCGCGAGATCGACGCCGAGATCGAAGCCGCGCGCGTCGCGGCGAAGTGA
- a CDS encoding acyl-CoA thioesterase, which translates to MDSLYIHRAPVRFTHTDPAGYVFFPRFFEMFQAAVEDWFTHCLGLNYAEQILTHGVGFPTAHTECDFKRPCRLGEVLELTVVLEKLGRSSFTLRFDGRVGGELRLTARSVLVAIEMVHGRPRSIGAQLREQLQRYLELCPPPQPAA; encoded by the coding sequence ATGGACAGCCTCTACATCCACCGCGCCCCGGTGCGCTTCACCCATACCGACCCGGCCGGGTACGTGTTCTTCCCGCGCTTCTTCGAAATGTTCCAGGCTGCGGTCGAGGACTGGTTCACGCACTGCCTCGGGCTGAACTACGCCGAGCAGATCCTGACCCACGGCGTCGGTTTCCCGACCGCGCACACCGAATGCGACTTCAAGCGTCCGTGTCGGCTCGGCGAGGTGCTGGAGCTGACCGTCGTACTCGAAAAACTCGGCCGCAGTTCGTTCACGCTGCGCTTCGACGGCCGCGTCGGCGGCGAACTGCGCCTCACCGCGCGCTCGGTGCTGGTCGCGATCGAGATGGTGCACGGCCGCCCGCGCAGCATCGGCGCGCAGTTGCGCGAACAGTTGCAGCGCTACCTGGAGCTCTGTCCGCCGCCGCAGCCCGCTGCATAG
- a CDS encoding PAS domain-containing protein: MSAWPAPGLRRLALISALAAAFCVVLLGVLGARDWQRARSAMSEAAQMLRLSGESEQMRLGANYVTLLQPDATIAREVAADALRLARELAADDSTEAQLATRHLREIATVFETIAAGRLDLRGEDARVLRLRQDVARELRIHFAMINDSLATLVRERQQQWSAVQREAGGSFLALALLLGVAGAWAFALVYRRLSEPIRAIERGIERFAGGELDARIAPTHDDELGRLAGAFNRMAGQHERDVRLLTESEQRLRLLATAVTDSVWDLDLATRALVWDERFSKLTGHPHDDPEASFAGWLEMLHPDDHARVSDSLETVIDSDRDYWEARYRLKHADGRWLHVLDRGLVLRDASGKALRMIGGIADISTQVVAEQRLREGQRLESIGQLTGGVAHDFNNLLTVILGNAETLQDRLRDDPARAELAGMIGEAAHRAAELTRQLLAFARKQPLQPATVDVNRRLAELEPLLRRTLGEHVRIELSRGGGLWQALVDPAQLDSAVLNLCLNARDAMPQGGRLTLETANATLDADYAAANPEVQPGQYVLIAVSDTGSGIAAEHLGRVFEPFFTTKDKGKGTGLGLSMVYGFVKQSGGHIKVYSEPGQGATVRLYLPRVVGEAAVEVPRVEAMPRGRGEVVLVVEDEAMVLRHAVEQLELLGYRPLFAADPKLALELLQAHADIALLFTDIVMPGMNGRELADRARVLRPGLKVLYTSGYTENAIVHHGRLDPGVRLLPKPWRRGELARRMRDALDEA; encoded by the coding sequence ATGAGCGCCTGGCCTGCGCCCGGCCTGCGACGGCTCGCGCTGATCAGCGCGCTCGCCGCTGCGTTCTGCGTGGTCCTGCTCGGCGTACTCGGCGCCCGCGACTGGCAACGCGCACGCAGCGCCATGTCCGAAGCGGCGCAGATGCTGCGCCTGAGCGGCGAGAGCGAACAGATGCGACTGGGCGCCAACTACGTCACCTTGCTCCAGCCCGACGCGACCATCGCACGCGAGGTTGCCGCCGACGCCCTGCGTCTCGCCAGAGAACTGGCTGCCGACGACAGCACCGAGGCGCAGTTGGCCACCCGCCACCTGCGCGAGATCGCCACCGTGTTCGAGACCATCGCGGCAGGGCGTCTCGACCTTCGGGGCGAAGATGCGCGCGTGCTGCGCCTGCGCCAGGACGTGGCGCGCGAACTGCGCATCCATTTCGCGATGATCAACGACAGCCTCGCCACCCTGGTGCGCGAACGGCAACAGCAATGGAGCGCGGTGCAGCGCGAGGCCGGCGGCAGTTTCCTGGCCCTGGCGCTGCTGCTTGGCGTGGCCGGGGCGTGGGCGTTCGCACTCGTCTACCGACGCCTGAGCGAACCGATCCGGGCGATCGAACGCGGCATCGAACGCTTCGCCGGCGGCGAGCTCGACGCCCGCATCGCGCCCACCCATGACGACGAGCTCGGACGCTTGGCCGGCGCCTTCAACCGCATGGCCGGACAGCATGAACGCGATGTGCGTTTGCTCACCGAGAGCGAGCAGCGGCTGCGCCTGTTGGCGACGGCGGTCACCGATTCGGTCTGGGACCTCGACCTCGCCACCCGCGCCCTGGTCTGGGACGAGCGCTTCAGCAAGCTTACTGGCCATCCCCACGACGATCCGGAAGCGAGCTTCGCCGGCTGGCTGGAGATGCTGCATCCGGACGACCACGCGCGCGTCAGCGACAGTCTGGAGACGGTGATCGACAGCGACCGCGACTATTGGGAAGCACGCTATCGCCTCAAACATGCCGACGGCCGCTGGTTGCACGTGCTCGACCGCGGCCTGGTGCTGCGCGATGCCAGTGGCAAAGCCCTGCGCATGATCGGCGGCATCGCCGACATCAGCACCCAAGTGGTGGCCGAGCAGCGCTTGCGCGAAGGCCAGCGGCTGGAGTCGATCGGCCAGCTCACCGGCGGCGTCGCGCACGACTTCAACAACCTGCTCACCGTCATCCTCGGCAACGCCGAAACCCTGCAAGACCGGCTGCGCGACGATCCGGCGCGTGCCGAACTGGCAGGCATGATCGGCGAAGCCGCGCACCGCGCCGCCGAGTTGACACGGCAACTGCTCGCCTTCGCGCGCAAGCAGCCGCTGCAACCGGCCACGGTCGACGTCAACCGCCGCCTCGCCGAGCTCGAACCCCTGCTGCGACGCACGCTCGGCGAGCACGTGCGGATCGAGCTGTCGCGCGGCGGCGGTCTCTGGCAAGCGCTGGTCGACCCCGCGCAACTCGACAGCGCCGTGCTCAACCTGTGCCTGAATGCGCGCGACGCCATGCCGCAGGGCGGGCGCCTGACCCTCGAGACCGCGAACGCGACGCTCGATGCCGACTACGCCGCGGCCAATCCGGAAGTGCAGCCCGGCCAGTACGTGCTGATCGCGGTCTCCGACACCGGCAGCGGCATTGCTGCAGAACACCTGGGGCGCGTGTTCGAGCCGTTCTTCACGACCAAGGACAAGGGCAAGGGCACCGGCCTCGGGCTGTCGATGGTCTACGGCTTCGTCAAGCAGTCGGGCGGGCACATCAAGGTTTATTCCGAGCCCGGCCAGGGCGCGACCGTGCGCTTGTACCTGCCGCGCGTGGTCGGCGAAGCGGCCGTCGAAGTGCCGCGAGTCGAGGCGATGCCGCGCGGTCGAGGCGAAGTGGTGCTGGTGGTCGAGGACGAGGCGATGGTGCTGCGCCACGCCGTCGAACAACTGGAACTGCTCGGCTACCGGCCGCTGTTCGCCGCCGATCCGAAACTGGCCCTGGAGTTGCTGCAGGCACACGCCGACATCGCGTTGCTGTTCACCGACATCGTCATGCCCGGCATGAATGGCCGCGAGCTGGCCGATCGCGCGCGCGTGCTGCGCCCGGGGCTGAAGGTGCTCTACACCTCCGGCTACACCGAAAACGCCATCGTCCACCACGGCCGCCTCGACCCCGGCGTGCGCCTGCTGCCCAAGCCCTGGCGCCGCGGCGAGCTGGCGCGGCGGATGCGCGATGCGCTCGACGAAGCCTGA
- a CDS encoding ABC transporter substrate-binding protein — protein MLRSVARSGWCWLIAACLCALAGAAVASHATAPVRIATFHWIADAPTKVAAGAGLFEAGVSAASPETVAVEYVDSGVDAMQALTEGRVAFALAAAQPVARAMWLQPPGQDANFVVLASLAVVPRAHMLIADRERGIHGPADLAGRRIGVQRYSSAHYAWSQFAQLEGIAEDAVEFVSIGMSEQVDALTSGRVDAVITWEPWGARLLHAMGERAYVLPAREAYVATWLLLGRRDVVEHNPALADRVLRAYAQAIAMIRAQPLWARALHAQALDVEEKELAAMEAGVIWHLQLGWSALAGLDGALDWLATMPEFADRPRPRLPDYIEAGPLQRVAPESVALPPYLYRKPAP, from the coding sequence ATGCTCAGGTCCGTCGCCCGATCCGGTTGGTGCTGGCTCATCGCGGCCTGCCTGTGCGCACTTGCCGGCGCGGCGGTGGCGTCGCATGCGACGGCGCCGGTGCGAATTGCGACCTTTCACTGGATCGCGGATGCACCGACCAAGGTGGCGGCCGGGGCGGGTCTGTTCGAGGCCGGGGTCAGCGCCGCCTCGCCGGAGACGGTTGCGGTCGAATACGTCGACTCCGGCGTCGATGCGATGCAGGCACTGACCGAGGGGCGAGTTGCGTTCGCGCTGGCGGCAGCGCAGCCGGTGGCGCGGGCGATGTGGTTGCAGCCCCCTGGGCAGGACGCGAATTTCGTGGTGCTGGCCTCGCTCGCTGTGGTGCCGCGCGCGCACATGCTGATCGCCGACCGCGAGCGCGGCATTCATGGCCCCGCCGATCTGGCCGGGCGGCGTATCGGCGTGCAGCGCTACAGCTCGGCGCACTACGCCTGGTCGCAGTTCGCGCAGCTTGAGGGCATCGCCGAGGATGCCGTCGAGTTCGTGTCCATCGGCATGTCCGAGCAGGTGGACGCGCTCACTTCCGGGCGTGTGGACGCGGTGATCACCTGGGAACCCTGGGGCGCGCGCCTGCTGCACGCGATGGGCGAGCGCGCCTATGTGTTGCCCGCGCGCGAGGCCTACGTCGCCACCTGGCTGCTGCTCGGCCGTCGCGACGTGGTCGAGCACAATCCGGCGCTGGCCGATCGGGTGCTGCGCGCCTATGCCCAGGCGATCGCGATGATCCGCGCGCAGCCGCTGTGGGCGCGAGCGCTGCATGCGCAGGCGCTCGATGTCGAAGAGAAGGAACTGGCGGCGATGGAGGCCGGCGTGATCTGGCACTTGCAGCTCGGCTGGTCGGCACTGGCCGGGCTGGACGGCGCGCTCGACTGGCTCGCGACGATGCCGGAGTTCGCCGACCGGCCACGACCGCGACTGCCCGACTACATCGAAGCCGGCCCGCTGCAACGCGTCGCCCCGGAAAGCGTCGCACTGCCGCCCTACCTCTATCGGAAACCCGCACCATGA
- a CDS encoding type II toxin-antitoxin system Phd/YefM family antitoxin codes for MKQATFTEVRNHAKAYFDIVESGESVRVLRNGKAIADIVPVVADLPSWKRRKAQPLVLRGVSVSRLILEDRNGSL; via the coding sequence GTGAAACAAGCCACCTTTACCGAAGTACGAAACCACGCCAAGGCCTATTTCGATATCGTCGAATCGGGTGAGTCCGTGCGGGTATTGCGCAATGGCAAGGCCATTGCCGACATCGTGCCAGTCGTCGCCGATCTGCCATCTTGGAAGCGGCGCAAGGCGCAACCGCTGGTGCTGCGGGGCGTGTCGGTCAGTCGCCTGATTCTGGAAGACCGCAACGGCAGTTTGTAG
- a CDS encoding type II toxin-antitoxin system VapC family toxin, with amino-acid sequence MRVFFDSSAFVKRYVLEVGTDEVVAWCDRASEIGLSGIALAEIVSAFCRLRREGSIDATQYRTLKSLLLADIEDAAVCDLTPEVLAQSIVSLESNVLRGMDAIHIGSAVALKADVFVSADERQCEAARRAGLRVEVV; translated from the coding sequence GTGCGCGTCTTTTTCGACAGCTCCGCCTTCGTGAAACGCTACGTCCTCGAAGTCGGCACCGACGAGGTAGTGGCGTGGTGCGATCGCGCCAGCGAGATCGGTCTTTCCGGCATCGCGTTGGCGGAGATCGTCTCGGCCTTCTGCAGGCTGCGCAGGGAAGGCTCGATCGACGCGACCCAGTACCGAACGCTCAAGTCGCTACTGCTGGCCGATATCGAGGATGCGGCGGTCTGCGATCTCACCCCCGAAGTGCTGGCCCAGTCCATTGTCAGCTTGGAAAGCAATGTCCTGCGCGGCATGGATGCCATCCACATCGGCAGCGCGGTTGCGCTGAAGGCCGACGTTTTCGTCTCCGCGGATGAGCGGCAATGCGAAGCCGCGCGCCGCGCGGGTCTGCGCGTGGAAGTGGTCTGA